The genome window AGCATTTTCCACTGGCGAAAATACTGATTCGAACAGCACCGCCAGCATTAGCTCAACACGTTCAGGAATCCAGTAAATCCTTAGTCGAGGGGGCCAGGCCCGACGTAGCTGGACTCCCCTCCTCCAACCTCCCCCATACAAAGGTCAGAGGGGTACCTCCTTTAGTCGAGGTGCGTTGCTGCCTTCAATTACTTAAACCATATGTTCGCGACTCATGGAGGCAGCCTTCCATCATTCACCGCTCACACCCAAGGCATGAGCCCGATCCTATTTTGCCGTTATCACCGACAACTTGCTGATCCCCGCACGCTCGATGGACGCCATGGCCCGGGCAACCTCGCCATAATTCACCCCGTTGTCCGCCTGCAGTTGTACGCGTACATCCGGGTTTTTCGCCTTGGCGGATTGCAGGTTCGACTCCAGCAAATCCGCCTGGATCTCGTCCTTGTTGATGAACACTTTGCCCTTGTCGTCGATGCTCACCACCAGCGGGTCTTTCTGTTCCACGGGCGCCACTGACTCGGTCTTTGGCAAATTGATGGGAATGGCGTTGGTCAGCAGCGGCGCGGTGACGATAAACACCACCAGCAGCACCAGCATCACGTCCACCAGTGGCGTGACGTTGATCTCGCTCAGCACCTCATCATTGTCTTGTGTAGAGAAAGCCATCTCAGGACGCCTCCTTCACTTTTTGCGGGCTGCCGGCACGGGCTTTGTTCAGCGCTGGGTGCAGCAGCACGCGGAATGAATTTTTCTGCGCGAGGCTATAGAAGTCGTGGGCAAAGTCGTCGAGGTCGGCGGCCGTGAGCTTCAGGCGACGCAGGAAATAGTTGTAGACCAACACCGCAGGAACCGCGACGGCGATACCCACGCCCGTGGCGACCAGCGCCGCACCAATCGGCCCTGCTACGGTTTCCAGGCTGGCAGAACCGGCAGCGCTGATGCCCTTGAGCGCTTCCATGATCCCCCAAACGGTGCCGAACAGGCCTATGAACGGCGAGGTGCTGCCGATACTGGCGACCACGGCAAGGCCGGTTTCCAGAGAGCGGCGCTCCCGTACGATCTGTTGGCGCAGGGCGCGTTCGAGGCGGTCCTGGTGGTTGATGGCCTGGCTCAGATCGGCAGCTTGAGGGGCATCACCAACCTGGATCGCGGCATAACCGGCCTGGGCCACACGGGCAGCGGCGCCGGGTTGGGTTTCGGCCAGTTCAGCGGCCGAGTCAAGGCTCGACGCCGCCCAGAACTGTTTGTGGAACTTGCGATCCTGGACCTTTAGACGACCGAACTGCACGCCCTTGAGCAAGGCCAGGCCCCAGGTTGCGACCGAAAAGGCCACCAGCAGCCAGATCACCGCGCTTTCGATGGATTCAAGTGGAGATGCTAATGCCATGATGTTTTCCCTCTGGACAGACCGCGGCGTGTGCAACACCCCGCAGCAATAGTTAGTGAATCTTGAAATCGATAGGTACGCTGACCCAGCCGTTCTGGGCCACATCGCCCTGCTTGGCCGGCACAAAGCTCCAACGCTTCACGGCGGCCAGTGCCGCGTCGTCGAGTTGCTGGCGACCGCTGCTTTTCTGGATCTGGATCTCACCCGGTTTACCGCTGGCCAGTACCTGCACCCGCAACAACACCGTGCCTTCCCAACCCCGGCGCTGGGCCAATGATGGGTATTCGGGCGCCGGGTTCTTCAGGTACGCGGCGTTGGCCGAAGCGGGCGTTACCGGAGCCGGTGCAGGGGCTGCGACTGGCGCGGGAACCGGTGGCGCAGGCGTGGGAGGCGCAGGCGGTGGCTCCACCGGTTTGGCGACCGGCTTAGGCACAGGCTTGGGTACCGGCTTGGGTTTAGGAATCTTTTTCGGCGCCGGCTTGGCGGCCAACTCATCCACGACTGGCGGCGGTGGCTCGACCACAGGTGGCGGCGGCGGTGGCGGCACGGGCGGCGGCGGTTCAACCACCGGCGGCGCGGGCTGGGAAAATTCGATGGTCATCGGTGGGATTTCCGGCGGCACAATCGGCAGCACCGGGGTGGGCTTCTGACTCACCCAATAAATCACCGCACCGTGCAGGGCCAATACCAGCAACCCCAGCAGAATCCCTTCACGCCGACTCGAAAAGCGCTTGGGGGAACGCTGCAAGCGCAGCTGCCCCAACGGCGCACGGTGCGGCCGGCCAAGGTCGACCAACTCACCACCCGGTGCGTGGCGCCGTTGCGCCTCGTGTGCACTGGCGGCGGCCTGGACATTGCCCATTGATTCACTCCCTACGGTTTTTGAAACAGAAATCGACAGGCCTGCATGGAAGGCCGTCGAGGGCTAAATGATCGGGGCTAGACGCTTATCCCTTAAAGTAATCTTTGAAGTTATACATAGATCAAAAATGAATAATTGAAATTCACGCATACGCTAAAGCCGCGGCCCGCTTGGCCTGGCGCCATAACAAGGTTTTTCGATGCTTTTTCAGGCATGCAAAATATTCATTAAAGGCATGGCTTGGCAGGACGGTTCGCGGCAAGGCGACGGCGCTGACGATGCTGCGGGTGACGCGGGTGTTGAACCCGGCCACCTATCCCATGGGCTAGAAGTCATAGCGTCCGGTCACCCCTAGCGTGCGCGGGCTCCCCAGCAGGCCTTCGTAGCCGCCGTTACCGCCGGTCCACAGGGTGGTGTAATAGGTTTTGTCGAAGGCGTTTTTCAGCCACAGCGACACGTCCCACTGCCCCTGCTCATAGTTGCCGCGCAAACCGGTGGACAGGTTGACCACGGCGTAGGCAGGAATCTGTCCGTAGTCGGAATCCTCCACCGTGCCCACGGCCTTGGAGCGGAACGCATAGCTGCCGGTGACGTAGGGTTCGAAACCGTTATCCAGGTTCCACTTGTACTCGCCGTTGGCATTGGCGATCCACTTCGACGCCCCCACCACTTGGTGCCCGCTCAGGTCGCAGGAAGCCGGCGCCCCTGGGCGCAGACTGACTTCCGGTGGGCACGGCGCGTCCTTGTAGCTCAGGTAACGCACATCGTTGAACGAGCCGTTGAGGTTCAGCGTCAGGCCCTTGATCGGCAGCCAGGTACTTTCCACTTCCACACCGCGCGAGCGCACGGAACCTGCGTTGGTCAGGTACTGCACACGATTGTCCGGATCATAGGCGTTGGTCTGGTAACCGTTGACCTGGGTCCAGAACAGGTTGGCATTGAGCTGCAGGCGCCGGTCCCACAATGTGCTTTTGAAACCCAGCTCGGCGTTGTTGGCGCGCTCGGTGCCGACCAGCAGCGAGTCCGCCCCGGCAGTCGGGGCGGAGCCGACCACGAGGTTGACCCCACCGGACTTCTCGCCGTGGGACAAGGTCGCGTAGCCCAACAGGTTGTCGTTCAAGCGGTAGCTCAAGTTGAGCAAGCCCGAAGGGCTGGCGCTGTATTGCGTGAGGTCGCCGGAGTCATAGGCGCCGGTGCGGTTACGTCGAGCCGTCGCGGCAGCCCCCGTGACGGCCGCACCGCCCACTGGGCTGTTACGCGTTACCCAGGCGCTTTTTTCTTCATAAGTACCGCGCAAGCCTGCGGTGAAATCCAGGCGCTCGGTAAGGTGCCAGGTGCCTTGGGCGAACAGGGCGAAACTGTCGGTGCGGATGTGCCCGTTACCCACGGTGCTGACGTTGGCCAATGCGCCTGCAGGCGTGCCGTTCCAGATATCCGCCTGGGGTCCGTAGGAGACGAAGGATTTGTTGTCCAGCGAGTTGCCGAAGTAGTAGGCACCCAGCACGTAGTCGAAGAAGCCACCGGTGGGCGATGCCAGGCGAAATTCCTGGGACCACTGCTTGTCTTCCACCGACACGCCGCCGTTATACGATGCCGGCACGTTAAGGCCGTCATCGTTGCGCGGGGTGAAATTCCAGAAGCGATAGGAACTGACCGAAGTCAGGGTGAAATCGCTGGGCAACGTCCAGTTGGCTTCCAGGGAGGTGCCGCCCTGGAACACGGTGACGTGCTGGTCGCTGTCCAGGTTGACCTTGCGATGGGTGCCGTCGACCAGGGTTGCCCCCGCAGCGGCCGCCCGCGACTGGTAGAGGTTGGTGCCATTGATGGTCGGCCCGGTGCTGTACAGCACGCGAGTCCCGGCGCTGGAGTCCTCTTCGTTGTAGTCGCCGATCCAGCGCAGGTTGAACGCTTCGTTGGGCTTGTACAGCAGTTGCCCGCGAAAGCCCTGGCGCGAGCCGCCGTTGAGGTCATGGCCGTCGTATTCGTTCTTGATGTCGCCGTCGCTGCGCGTGCGATAGGCCGAGAAACGCCCCGCCAGTTCATCGGTCAGCGGGCCGGAGATCGTGCCCTTGGTCTGGAAGTAACCGTCCTCGCCCAGCGACGTTTCGATGCTGCGCTCCGGAGTGAAACTCGGCGCACGGGTGCTGATATTGATCACGCCGGCCGTGGTGTTCTTGCCGAACAACGTGCCCTGGGGGCCACGCAGCACCTCGAGCTGTTCGATGTCCATGAGGTCGAACACCGCCATCCCCGGCCGGCCAAGGTACACGTTGTCGATATACAAGCCCACGCTGCCTTCCAGGCCGTCGCTGGCCGGGTTGTTGCCCAGGCCGCGAATCGACACGCTGGACTGCCGCGCATGCATGTAGGCCACGTTGACGCTGGGCACCAGTTGCTGCAAATCCTGAATCCGATAGACCCGCTGGCTTTCCAGGGCCTGGCCGCCGATCACGCTCATCGGCGTGGGCACCTCCTGGGCGCTTTCCGTACGCCGCCGGGCGGTCACCGTGACGGTTTCCAGTTGGCCGCTGGCGCTTTCACCCGAGGGTGCCGGTTCGGCTGCGTGGCTGGGTGTCCAACTGGCACTGCCGGCCAGCAACATGGCCAGGGGCAGGCGTTTGAGCTTCCAGGGAGAGCAAGGTACAGCGGGCTTCAACAGACTCATAAGCGGCTCCGG of Pseudomonas fluorescens contains these proteins:
- a CDS encoding TonB-dependent receptor; translated protein: MSLLKPAVPCSPWKLKRLPLAMLLAGSASWTPSHAAEPAPSGESASGQLETVTVTARRRTESAQEVPTPMSVIGGQALESQRVYRIQDLQQLVPSVNVAYMHARQSSVSIRGLGNNPASDGLEGSVGLYIDNVYLGRPGMAVFDLMDIEQLEVLRGPQGTLFGKNTTAGVINISTRAPSFTPERSIETSLGEDGYFQTKGTISGPLTDELAGRFSAYRTRSDGDIKNEYDGHDLNGGSRQGFRGQLLYKPNEAFNLRWIGDYNEEDSSAGTRVLYSTGPTINGTNLYQSRAAAAGATLVDGTHRKVNLDSDQHVTVFQGGTSLEANWTLPSDFTLTSVSSYRFWNFTPRNDDGLNVPASYNGGVSVEDKQWSQEFRLASPTGGFFDYVLGAYYFGNSLDNKSFVSYGPQADIWNGTPAGALANVSTVGNGHIRTDSFALFAQGTWHLTERLDFTAGLRGTYEEKSAWVTRNSPVGGAAVTGAAATARRNRTGAYDSGDLTQYSASPSGLLNLSYRLNDNLLGYATLSHGEKSGGVNLVVGSAPTAGADSLLVGTERANNAELGFKSTLWDRRLQLNANLFWTQVNGYQTNAYDPDNRVQYLTNAGSVRSRGVEVESTWLPIKGLTLNLNGSFNDVRYLSYKDAPCPPEVSLRPGAPASCDLSGHQVVGASKWIANANGEYKWNLDNGFEPYVTGSYAFRSKAVGTVEDSDYGQIPAYAVVNLSTGLRGNYEQGQWDVSLWLKNAFDKTYYTTLWTGGNGGYEGLLGSPRTLGVTGRYDF
- a CDS encoding ExbD/TolR family protein — its product is MAFSTQDNDEVLSEINVTPLVDVMLVLLVVFIVTAPLLTNAIPINLPKTESVAPVEQKDPLVVSIDDKGKVFINKDEIQADLLESNLQSAKAKNPDVRVQLQADNGVNYGEVARAMASIERAGISKLSVITAK
- a CDS encoding energy transducer TonB; its protein translation is MGNVQAAASAHEAQRRHAPGGELVDLGRPHRAPLGQLRLQRSPKRFSSRREGILLGLLVLALHGAVIYWVSQKPTPVLPIVPPEIPPMTIEFSQPAPPVVEPPPPVPPPPPPPVVEPPPPVVDELAAKPAPKKIPKPKPVPKPVPKPVAKPVEPPPAPPTPAPPVPAPVAAPAPAPVTPASANAAYLKNPAPEYPSLAQRRGWEGTVLLRVQVLASGKPGEIQIQKSSGRQQLDDAALAAVKRWSFVPAKQGDVAQNGWVSVPIDFKIH
- a CDS encoding MotA/TolQ/ExbB proton channel family protein yields the protein MMALASPLESIESAVIWLLVAFSVATWGLALLKGVQFGRLKVQDRKFHKQFWAASSLDSAAELAETQPGAAARVAQAGYAAIQVGDAPQAADLSQAINHQDRLERALRQQIVRERRSLETGLAVVASIGSTSPFIGLFGTVWGIMEALKGISAAGSASLETVAGPIGAALVATGVGIAVAVPAVLVYNYFLRRLKLTAADLDDFAHDFYSLAQKNSFRVLLHPALNKARAGSPQKVKEAS